Proteins from a genomic interval of Desulfovibrio aminophilus DSM 12254:
- a CDS encoding response regulator transcription factor, translating to MAAKKRILIVDDHPLYRDGLKALLGRHAGFETAGEAGTFQEGVRLAKKLKPDLALLDISLPDGSGIELARELRRLLPEIGMVIVSMHSKIDFIAAAFQAGADGYVAKESGADRILQAIEGVAAGGQYLDSTLSPKVVRKLNDLSTRKARTVDASYGSLSFREQQVMRLLAEGLEPQEIAAKLFITRKTVENHRYAIMNKLGIKSPLAFVRHAARLGLIELDEDAD from the coding sequence GTGGCGGCCAAAAAACGAATCCTGATCGTTGACGACCACCCGCTCTACCGCGACGGCCTGAAGGCCCTCCTGGGACGCCACGCGGGCTTCGAAACCGCCGGCGAAGCCGGAACCTTCCAGGAGGGCGTGCGCCTGGCCAAGAAGCTCAAGCCGGACCTGGCCCTGTTGGACATTTCCCTGCCCGACGGCAGCGGCATCGAGCTGGCCCGGGAACTGCGGCGGCTCCTGCCGGAAATCGGCATGGTCATCGTCAGCATGCACTCCAAGATCGACTTCATCGCGGCGGCCTTCCAGGCCGGAGCCGACGGTTACGTGGCCAAGGAGTCCGGCGCCGACCGCATCCTCCAGGCCATCGAGGGCGTGGCCGCCGGGGGCCAATACCTGGACAGCACCCTCTCGCCCAAGGTCGTGCGCAAGCTCAACGACCTCTCCACGCGCAAGGCCCGCACCGTGGACGCCTCCTACGGCAGCCTCTCCTTCCGCGAACAGCAGGTCATGCGTCTGCTGGCCGAGGGCCTGGAGCCCCAGGAGATCGCGGCCAAGCTCTTCATCACCCGCAAGACCGTCGAGAACCACCGTTACGCCATCATGAACAAGCTCGGCATCAAGAGCCCACTGGCCTTCGTGCGCCACGCCGCGCGCCTGGGACTCATCGAGCTGGACGAGGACGCGGACTGA
- a CDS encoding YibE/F family protein: protein MPDRSRLRRDIWLSLVFLVLTAILWFLPTGFEDRGDPTAVRAKAEILTVDDSRVLRFGVLKTGWQTLTMRLLEGPFQGQVVEGDNQLLGKLEMDKYFQPGDTALAVITTTPEGGISRVNPQDHYRLGVEALLFALFAGLLVLFAGFTGARALLSFLFTALAIWKLFIPAMLRGLDPVWIGLALTTAITAAVIFLVGGLSRKSLAAFLGALTGFLTTGATALLLAPSFHLNGAVKPFSETLLYTGFGHLDLTRIFLAGICLAATGAVMDLAMDVAASQNEVLQKKPDLKFGEALRSGFAVGRAVTGTMTTTLLLAYSGGYMTLLMVFMAQGVPMANLFNLNYVAAEVFNTLVGSFGLVATAPFTALIGAAVFTRRKRVATPQ from the coding sequence ATGCCCGACCGTTCCCGCCTGCGCCGCGACATCTGGCTCTCGCTCGTGTTTCTCGTGCTGACCGCCATCCTCTGGTTCCTGCCCACGGGCTTCGAGGACCGCGGCGATCCCACAGCCGTGCGCGCCAAGGCCGAAATCCTGACCGTGGACGACTCCCGCGTGCTGCGCTTCGGCGTGCTCAAGACCGGCTGGCAGACCCTGACCATGCGCCTGCTGGAAGGGCCGTTCCAAGGCCAGGTGGTGGAGGGCGACAACCAGCTCCTGGGCAAACTGGAGATGGACAAGTATTTCCAGCCCGGGGACACGGCCCTGGCCGTGATCACCACCACGCCGGAGGGCGGAATCTCCCGGGTCAACCCCCAGGACCACTATCGTCTGGGCGTGGAGGCGCTCCTGTTCGCGCTCTTCGCCGGGCTCCTCGTGCTCTTCGCCGGGTTCACCGGAGCCCGGGCCCTGCTCTCGTTCCTGTTCACGGCCTTGGCCATCTGGAAACTGTTCATCCCGGCCATGCTGCGCGGCCTGGACCCGGTCTGGATCGGGCTGGCCCTGACCACGGCCATCACGGCGGCGGTGATCTTCCTGGTGGGCGGGCTCTCGCGCAAGAGTCTGGCGGCCTTCCTGGGGGCGCTCACGGGCTTTCTGACCACCGGGGCCACAGCCCTGCTCCTGGCCCCGTCCTTCCATCTCAACGGCGCGGTGAAGCCCTTCTCCGAGACCCTGCTCTACACCGGCTTCGGCCACCTGGACCTGACCCGCATCTTCCTGGCCGGCATCTGCCTGGCCGCCACGGGCGCGGTCATGGACCTGGCCATGGACGTGGCCGCCTCGCAAAACGAAGTGCTGCAAAAGAAACCGGATTTGAAATTCGGGGAGGCGCTGCGCTCGGGCTTCGCCGTGGGCCGGGCCGTGACCGGGACCATGACCACCACGCTCCTGCTGGCCTATTCCGGGGGCTACATGACCCTGCTCATGGTCTTCATGGCCCAGGGCGTGCCCATGGCCAACCTGTTCAACCTGAACTACGTGGCGGCCGAGGTCTTCAACACCCTGGTTGGATCGTTCGGGCTGGTGGCCACCGCGCCCTTCACGGCCCTCATCGGCGCGGCGGTGTTCACGCGCCGGAAGCGGGTCGCTACTCCCCAATGA
- a CDS encoding metal ABC transporter solute-binding protein, Zn/Mn family, with the protein MQRRFPTVLALLLVLLPAVAGAAPLRLTAGVAPLSWLVRAVAGERAEVRTLLPDRACETWSPGAEDIRRAVDSELVFLLGAEYERPWREALLRAKPDLRLVDLAEGVAELGGPDGTDIRARGLFGVWLAPARARELARNAAKALRAADPAGAGTYDRNLAALEERLDGLDARLAELFASAGTRRLFVSGRPDWAWLAAAYGLEELAVAGFGEEPNAAWQRKVWLTARQRGVAQVLDRPRCGSKAARALALTLKAQVFPADPLDGDYENNLLRVARRIRAALR; encoded by the coding sequence TTGCAACGCCGGTTCCCGACGGTCCTCGCCCTCCTGCTCGTCCTGCTGCCCGCCGTGGCGGGGGCCGCGCCTCTGCGCCTCACGGCCGGGGTCGCCCCGCTGTCCTGGCTGGTCAGGGCCGTGGCCGGGGAACGGGCCGAGGTGCGGACCCTGCTCCCGGATCGCGCTTGCGAAACGTGGAGTCCAGGAGCCGAGGACATCCGGCGGGCCGTCGATTCGGAACTGGTCTTTCTCCTCGGCGCGGAGTACGAACGCCCCTGGCGCGAGGCGCTCCTTCGCGCGAAGCCGGATCTGCGGCTGGTGGATCTGGCCGAGGGCGTGGCCGAACTCGGCGGCCCGGACGGGACGGACATCCGCGCCCGGGGCCTGTTCGGGGTCTGGCTGGCTCCGGCCCGGGCCAGGGAACTGGCGCGCAACGCGGCCAAGGCCCTGCGCGCGGCGGACCCGGCCGGAGCCGGAACCTACGACCGCAACCTGGCGGCTCTGGAAGAACGGTTGGACGGCCTGGACGCCAGGCTTGCGGAGCTGTTCGCCTCGGCCGGGACGCGGAGGCTCTTCGTCAGCGGGCGGCCGGACTGGGCCTGGCTGGCGGCGGCCTATGGGTTGGAAGAACTGGCCGTGGCCGGTTTCGGAGAAGAACCGAACGCCGCCTGGCAGCGGAAGGTCTGGCTCACGGCCAGACAACGCGGGGTGGCGCAGGTGCTCGACCGCCCCCGTTGCGGATCGAAGGCGGCCCGGGCCCTGGCCCTGACCCTCAAGGCCCAGGTCTTTCCGGCCGATCCCCTGGACGGGGACTATGAAAACAATCTTCTGCGCGTGGCCCGCCGCATCCGAGCGGCCCTGCGCTGA
- the icd gene encoding NADP-dependent isocitrate dehydrogenase produces MSVAEKTVYFIEGDGIGPEVWKAARPVLDAAVAKAGGGRKLVWKELLAGEKAFRETGRHLPEATMEALKTAELAMKGPLGTPVGKGFRSLNVTLRQVFDLYACIRPIRYFQGIESPVKRPDLVDIVVFRENTEDVYAGIEWAAGTPEAKKLIAFLRDEMGANVDEAAGVGIKPMTEKGSKRLVEKALRFAVEQKKPNVTLVHKGNIMKYTEGAFRAWGYDLAREKFGDVTMTEAEAAEGGKKPIVVKDRIADAMFQEVLIRPEQYSVVATTNLNGDYISDALAAQVGGLGLAPGVNMSEKLAFFEATHGTAPGIAGQDKANPGSLLLSGTMLLEHVGWHDAAALIHKSVEKAIAAKRVTVDLASQIPGATAVGCAEFGEILLKNL; encoded by the coding sequence ATGAGCGTGGCCGAGAAGACAGTCTATTTCATCGAGGGCGACGGCATCGGGCCGGAAGTCTGGAAGGCGGCCCGTCCGGTCCTGGACGCGGCCGTGGCCAAGGCCGGTGGCGGCCGCAAGCTGGTCTGGAAGGAGCTTCTGGCCGGTGAGAAGGCCTTTCGGGAGACGGGGCGGCACCTGCCCGAGGCCACCATGGAGGCCCTCAAGACCGCCGAACTGGCCATGAAGGGCCCCTTGGGCACCCCGGTGGGCAAGGGCTTCCGCAGCCTGAACGTGACCCTGCGCCAAGTCTTCGACCTCTACGCCTGCATTCGACCCATCCGGTATTTCCAGGGCATCGAATCGCCGGTGAAACGGCCCGATCTGGTGGACATCGTCGTTTTTCGCGAGAACACCGAGGACGTCTACGCGGGCATCGAATGGGCTGCCGGTACGCCCGAGGCCAAGAAACTCATCGCCTTCCTGCGTGACGAGATGGGCGCCAACGTGGACGAGGCCGCCGGCGTGGGCATCAAGCCCATGACCGAGAAGGGCTCCAAACGTCTGGTGGAGAAGGCCCTGCGTTTCGCCGTGGAGCAGAAGAAGCCCAACGTGACCCTGGTGCACAAGGGCAACATCATGAAGTACACCGAGGGCGCGTTCCGGGCCTGGGGCTACGACCTAGCCCGGGAGAAGTTCGGGGACGTGACCATGACCGAGGCCGAGGCCGCCGAAGGCGGAAAGAAGCCCATCGTGGTCAAGGACCGCATCGCCGACGCCATGTTCCAGGAAGTGCTCATCCGGCCCGAGCAGTACAGCGTCGTCGCGACCACCAATCTGAACGGCGACTACATCTCCGACGCCCTGGCCGCCCAGGTGGGCGGGCTCGGTCTGGCCCCCGGCGTGAACATGAGCGAGAAGCTGGCCTTCTTCGAGGCCACCCACGGCACGGCCCCGGGCATCGCGGGCCAGGACAAGGCCAACCCCGGCAGCCTGCTGCTCTCCGGAACCATGCTCCTGGAGCACGTGGGCTGGCACGACGCGGCCGCGCTCATCCACAAAAGCGTGGAGAAGGCCATCGCGGCCAAGCGCGTGACCGTGGACCTGGCCTCCCAGATCCCCGGCGCGACCGCCGTGGGCTGCGCGGAATTCGGCGAGATCCTGCTGAAGAACCTGTAG
- a CDS encoding rhomboid family intramembrane serine protease, translated as MPLPPRRPPNLLRRVFRPSWENLAALVRGEDRQDLSRAEARAWSLALESRRVPHRVRNLGRGWRLEVPVWYAERAEREIRRYLAENPRPQESPPPPPRPRANDLPTWLAMLALLSFHALVSRPLPSLGLYPQQWLELGQARAELLLGGQWWRAATALTLHGDAAHVLSNAVIGGIFAGLVCRELGNGLGWLLILAGGVLGSVCNALVQNPEHSSIGFSTAVFAAAAILSGLRAADGALDFRSFVVPVAAGLGILAMLGSTGENTDLGAHLTGFAAGLVLGLAAGTLKHATEPSVRLQWMMGVAALALLPAAWAWAWLGG; from the coding sequence ATGCCCCTGCCGCCGCGCCGACCGCCCAACCTCCTGCGCCGGGTCTTCCGGCCCTCCTGGGAAAACCTGGCCGCTCTGGTGCGCGGAGAGGACCGCCAAGATTTATCGCGGGCCGAGGCCAGGGCCTGGTCCCTGGCCCTGGAGTCCCGGCGGGTGCCGCACCGGGTGCGCAACCTGGGCCGGGGCTGGAGGCTGGAGGTTCCAGTCTGGTACGCCGAGCGCGCCGAGCGGGAAATCCGCCGCTATCTGGCCGAGAACCCTCGCCCGCAGGAAAGCCCGCCTCCGCCGCCAAGGCCGCGCGCGAACGATCTGCCCACCTGGCTGGCCATGCTGGCCCTGCTCTCCTTTCACGCCCTGGTCAGCCGTCCCCTGCCGAGCCTCGGACTCTATCCCCAGCAATGGCTCGAACTGGGCCAGGCCCGCGCGGAGCTGCTGCTCGGCGGCCAATGGTGGCGCGCGGCCACGGCCCTGACCCTGCACGGCGACGCGGCCCACGTGCTCTCCAACGCGGTCATCGGCGGCATCTTCGCCGGGCTCGTCTGCCGGGAGCTGGGCAACGGGCTCGGCTGGCTGCTCATCCTGGCCGGGGGCGTGCTGGGCTCCGTCTGCAACGCCCTGGTCCAGAACCCGGAACACTCCTCCATCGGCTTTTCAACGGCCGTGTTCGCGGCCGCCGCGATCCTCTCCGGCCTGCGCGCCGCGGACGGCGCCCTGGACTTCCGCTCCTTCGTCGTGCCCGTGGCCGCGGGACTCGGCATCCTGGCCATGCTCGGTTCGACCGGGGAAAACACGGACCTGGGCGCGCACCTCACGGGCTTCGCCGCGGGTCTGGTTCTCGGGTTGGCGGCAGGAACGCTGAAACACGCCACGGAACCGTCCGTCCGGCTTCAATGGATGATGGGCGTGGCGGCTCTGGCCCTGCTTCCGGCGGCCTGGGCCTGGGCTTGGCTGGGCGGCTGA
- a CDS encoding metal ABC transporter ATP-binding protein, with amino-acid sequence MKTIFCAWPAASERPCAEGEVDVTAIELRGISFSYDGSPVLENVDLSVPEGDFLVLLGPNGGGKSTLLKLVLGLLAPASGSISVLGLPPGQAGARIGYLPQYTQISRAFPITVLDAVTLGLVRPGLNGVRGLLPRREDRRKALLALERVGLTDQAGRQISALSGGQKQRALIARALVDQPSLLLLDEPTASVDPRARDDLFRLLLQLNRDMTIVMVSHDVSVLTRGVKSVACVNRALHSHAAPALTPEMLRMTYGGDEAAGCPVDLVTHGRGARCTLGGIPIKEDS; translated from the coding sequence ATGAAAACAATCTTCTGCGCGTGGCCCGCCGCATCCGAGCGGCCCTGCGCTGAGGGCGAGGTGGACGTGACCGCCATCGAACTGCGCGGCATCTCATTTTCCTACGACGGTTCCCCGGTGCTGGAGAACGTCGACCTGAGCGTGCCCGAGGGCGATTTCCTCGTGCTCCTCGGGCCCAACGGCGGGGGCAAGTCCACCCTGCTCAAGCTCGTGCTCGGCCTGCTCGCTCCCGCCTCCGGTTCGATCAGCGTCCTGGGCCTGCCTCCGGGACAGGCCGGCGCGCGCATCGGCTACCTGCCCCAGTACACCCAGATTTCCCGCGCCTTCCCCATCACGGTGCTGGACGCCGTGACCCTGGGGCTCGTGCGGCCGGGCCTGAACGGCGTGCGTGGTCTGCTGCCGCGCCGCGAGGACCGGCGAAAGGCCCTGCTGGCCCTGGAGCGGGTGGGCCTCACGGATCAGGCCGGTCGACAGATCTCCGCGCTCTCCGGCGGCCAGAAGCAACGGGCCCTCATCGCCCGGGCCCTGGTGGACCAGCCCAGCCTTCTCCTCCTGGACGAACCCACGGCCAGCGTGGACCCGCGCGCCCGCGACGACCTTTTCCGCCTGCTGCTCCAACTGAACCGGGACATGACCATCGTCATGGTCAGCCACGACGTCTCCGTGCTCACGCGCGGCGTCAAGTCCGTGGCCTGCGTGAACCGCGCCCTGCACTCGCACGCCGCTCCGGCCCTGACCCCGGAGATGCTCCGCATGACTTACGGCGGCGACGAGGCGGCGGGCTGCCCCGTGGACCTGGTGACCCACGGCCGGGGGGCGCGCTGCACGCTGGGCGGAATCCCCATCAAGGAGGACTCGTGA
- a CDS encoding TrpB-like pyridoxal phosphate-dependent enzyme — protein sequence MTDDRIILPLSDMPRQWYNALPDLPTPLAPPLDPQTKQPITPEQLSVIFPNALIEQEMSPKRLIDIPEPVLDIYRLFRPTPLKRARRLEQAIGTKCRIYYKDESVSPAGSHKTNTSVPQVYFNKIEGVKRLSTETGAGQWGTALSFACNMLGMTCTVYMVKVSYEMKPYRQILMRMYGGEVFPSPSDRTNSGRAMLARDPGCKGSLGLAISEAVEDAATHEDTKYTLGSVLNHVLLHQSVVGLETRKQLAMAGEKPDYLVGCVGGGSNFGGFVLPFLPQKLQGEDITFVAAEPKACPSLTRGAYRYDYGDVARLTPLMKMHTLGHAFMPAPIHAGGLRYHGDAPIVCNLHAEGLVDARAYYQNECFEAAKLFLSTEGYLPAPETSHAIKAAIDLAKTAKPGSVIAFLYSGHGLLDLASYDAFLKGELTNFELPQEDIDSALKDCPTV from the coding sequence GTGACTGACGACCGCATCATCCTGCCCCTCAGCGACATGCCCCGGCAGTGGTACAACGCCCTGCCCGACCTGCCCACGCCGCTGGCCCCGCCGCTGGACCCGCAGACCAAGCAGCCCATCACCCCGGAGCAGCTCTCGGTCATCTTCCCCAACGCGCTCATCGAACAGGAAATGAGTCCCAAGCGGCTCATCGACATCCCCGAGCCGGTGTTGGACATCTATCGTCTCTTCCGCCCCACGCCGCTCAAACGCGCCCGGCGGCTGGAGCAGGCCATCGGCACCAAGTGCCGCATCTACTACAAGGACGAGTCGGTCTCCCCGGCCGGTTCGCACAAGACGAACACCTCCGTGCCCCAGGTCTACTTCAACAAGATCGAGGGCGTGAAGCGCCTGTCCACCGAAACCGGCGCGGGCCAGTGGGGCACGGCCCTGTCCTTCGCCTGCAACATGCTCGGCATGACCTGCACCGTGTACATGGTCAAGGTCAGCTACGAGATGAAGCCCTACAGGCAGATCCTCATGCGCATGTACGGCGGCGAGGTCTTCCCCTCGCCCTCGGACCGCACCAACTCGGGCCGGGCCATGCTGGCCAGGGATCCGGGCTGCAAAGGCAGCCTCGGCCTGGCCATCTCCGAGGCCGTGGAGGACGCGGCCACCCACGAGGACACCAAGTACACCCTGGGCAGCGTGCTGAACCACGTGCTCCTGCACCAGTCCGTGGTCGGCCTGGAGACGCGGAAGCAGTTGGCCATGGCAGGGGAGAAGCCGGACTATCTGGTGGGCTGCGTGGGCGGAGGCAGCAACTTCGGCGGCTTCGTCCTGCCCTTCCTGCCGCAGAAGCTCCAGGGCGAGGACATCACCTTCGTGGCCGCCGAGCCCAAGGCCTGCCCCTCGCTCACGCGCGGCGCCTACCGCTACGACTACGGCGACGTGGCCCGGCTCACTCCCCTGATGAAGATGCACACCCTGGGCCACGCCTTCATGCCCGCGCCGATCCACGCGGGCGGCCTGCGCTACCACGGCGACGCGCCCATCGTCTGCAACCTGCACGCCGAAGGCCTGGTGGACGCCCGGGCCTACTACCAGAACGAGTGTTTCGAGGCGGCCAAGCTCTTCCTCTCCACGGAGGGCTACCTGCCCGCGCCGGAAACCTCACACGCCATCAAGGCGGCCATCGACCTGGCCAAGACGGCCAAGCCCGGCTCGGTCATCGCCTTCCTCTACTCCGGCCACGGCCTGCTCGACCTGGCCTCCTACGACGCCTTCCTCAAGGGCGAGCTGACCAATTTCGAGCTGCCCCAGGAGGACATCGACAGCGCGCTCAAGGACTGCCCGACAGTCTGA
- a CDS encoding SemiSWEET transporter: MAEAWVEAVGLTAGVLTTLAFLPQVLKTWRTRAVRDLSLPMYLSLTVGVFLWLVYGLLQDSPSIILANGVTFILALSILIMKIRYHR; encoded by the coding sequence ATGGCCGAGGCGTGGGTGGAGGCTGTCGGGTTGACCGCCGGGGTGCTGACTACCCTGGCCTTTCTGCCCCAGGTGCTCAAGACTTGGCGGACCCGGGCCGTGCGCGACCTGTCCCTGCCCATGTACCTGTCCCTGACCGTGGGGGTCTTCCTCTGGCTGGTCTACGGGCTGCTCCAGGATTCGCCGTCGATCATCCTGGCCAACGGCGTGACCTTCATCCTGGCCCTGTCCATCCTGATCATGAAAATCCGTTATCACCGCTAG
- the nagZ gene encoding beta-N-acetylhexosaminidase: MSLCLWLSFLAVPALAGPPADLEHMAGQMLLVGFRGLEISGDDPIARDVALGRVGGVVLFDFDVLLKQPGRNIKNPEQVRRLTAALKTLAPLPLIVAVDQEGGRVQRFKARDGFADTPSAAEMGSWNDPGRVRGAAEALGDMLRGLGVNMDFAPCVDVNVNPKSPAIGALGRSFSSDPERVALNAEAFLRGLADAGVLSCLKHFPGHGSATSDSHLGFTDVSVTWREAELTPYRLLLARDRVDMVMTAHVFNSNLDPDYPASLSRRITTDLLRGELGFTGVIVTDDLQMRAVTGKYDLETTVRLALDAGADILLFGNNLAYDPDLPTKAQAVIVKLVRDGVIPESRVRESYERIMVLKNKLQ, translated from the coding sequence ATGTCGCTCTGCCTGTGGTTGTCGTTCCTGGCCGTTCCCGCGCTGGCCGGTCCCCCGGCCGACCTGGAGCACATGGCCGGACAGATGCTCCTGGTGGGCTTTCGGGGACTGGAAATTTCCGGCGACGACCCCATCGCCCGCGACGTGGCCCTTGGCCGCGTGGGTGGGGTGGTGCTTTTCGACTTCGATGTACTGCTCAAGCAACCGGGGCGCAACATCAAGAATCCCGAGCAGGTGCGGCGGCTCACGGCCGCACTCAAGACCCTGGCCCCGCTGCCGTTGATCGTGGCAGTGGACCAGGAGGGCGGCCGGGTGCAGCGCTTCAAGGCCCGCGACGGCTTCGCGGACACGCCCTCGGCCGCCGAGATGGGATCCTGGAACGATCCGGGCCGGGTGCGGGGCGCGGCCGAGGCTCTCGGGGACATGCTCCGGGGACTGGGGGTGAACATGGACTTCGCCCCCTGCGTGGACGTGAACGTCAATCCCAAGAGCCCGGCCATCGGCGCGCTGGGCCGAAGCTTTTCCTCCGACCCGGAGCGGGTGGCGCTCAACGCCGAGGCCTTTCTCCGGGGTCTGGCCGACGCCGGGGTGCTCTCCTGTCTGAAGCATTTTCCGGGGCACGGCAGCGCGACCTCGGACAGCCACCTGGGCTTCACCGACGTGAGCGTCACCTGGCGCGAGGCGGAACTGACGCCCTACCGCCTCCTGCTGGCCCGCGACCGGGTGGACATGGTCATGACCGCGCACGTCTTCAATTCCAACCTGGACCCGGATTACCCGGCCAGCCTCTCGCGCCGGATCACGACCGACCTTCTGCGCGGGGAACTGGGCTTCACCGGAGTGATCGTCACCGACGATCTCCAGATGCGCGCCGTGACCGGGAAATACGACCTGGAGACCACGGTGCGGCTGGCCCTGGACGCCGGGGCCGATATCCTGCTCTTCGGCAACAACCTGGCCTACGACCCGGATCTCCCGACCAAGGCCCAGGCGGTCATCGTGAAACTGGTCCGCGACGGCGTGATCCCCGAGAGCCGGGTGCGGGAGTCCTACGAGCGGATCATGGTCTTGAAAAATAAGTTGCAATAG
- a CDS encoding secondary thiamine-phosphate synthase enzyme YjbQ, which yields MKSHRQELWFNVPSRRGFLNITPEVEASLAESGIREGICLVNAMHITASVFINDDESGLHHDYEVWLEKLAPHEPVGGYRHNVGEDNADAHMKRQIMGREVVVAVTDGRLDLGPWEQIFYGEFDGRRRKRVLVKIIGE from the coding sequence GTGAAGTCCCATCGCCAGGAGCTCTGGTTCAATGTTCCGTCCCGGCGCGGCTTCCTGAACATCACGCCCGAGGTGGAGGCGAGCCTGGCCGAGAGCGGCATCCGCGAGGGCATCTGCCTGGTGAACGCCATGCACATCACGGCCAGCGTGTTCATCAACGACGACGAGTCCGGCCTGCACCACGACTACGAGGTCTGGCTGGAGAAGCTCGCCCCGCACGAGCCCGTGGGCGGCTATCGCCACAACGTGGGCGAGGACAACGCCGACGCGCACATGAAGCGCCAGATCATGGGCCGCGAGGTGGTGGTGGCGGTCACGGACGGCCGCCTGGACCTGGGCCCCTGGGAGCAGATATTCTACGGCGAGTTCGACGGCCGCCGGAGAAAGCGGGTGCTGGTGAAGATCATTGGGGAGTAG
- a CDS encoding alkaline phosphatase, whose product MKSPLSGPTVALLAVLVLCSFLAGPAPAADAPERKPKYVFLFIGDGMGLPQISAAQYYLAAKEGTVGGNNLVMTSMPYQGITTTYSAESPITDSAAAATAMACGVKTYNAGLGVDDRKKPYRSIASLAKAKGMKVGIVTSVSLDHATPGAFYAHQESRRSYHEIGHELAKSGFDYFAGGGFLDPDGKKSKAPQGNVVEAVKKAGYTVVADRAGFEALGPKSGKVLAMNKRLPDEEAMPYAIDAKAPDVALAEFTAKGIRLLDNPKGFFMMVEGGKIDWSCHANDAATTLADLMALDAAVAEARTFAETHPKDTLIVVTGDHETGGLTVGFAGTKYENFFTVLDGQQTSFQAFRDEVLAPFLASHGAAARFEDVQPLITRHFGLKFAGDPKADRLVLKDYEAAQLREAFQRSLVGEKEASKDEQGYLLYGGYDPLTVTVTHLLNQKAGLGWTTYSHTGVPVATAAQGPGGRLFAGYYDNTDIFKKLAAAMGFDATPTPLAGN is encoded by the coding sequence ATGAAATCCCCCCTGTCGGGCCCGACGGTCGCCCTGCTGGCCGTCCTGGTCCTGTGCTCCTTCCTGGCCGGACCCGCTCCGGCCGCCGACGCTCCCGAGCGCAAGCCCAAGTATGTCTTCCTCTTCATCGGCGACGGCATGGGCCTGCCGCAGATCAGCGCGGCCCAGTACTACCTCGCCGCCAAGGAGGGCACGGTGGGCGGAAACAATCTGGTCATGACCTCCATGCCCTACCAGGGCATCACCACGACCTATTCCGCCGAATCCCCCATCACCGATTCGGCGGCCGCTGCCACGGCCATGGCCTGCGGCGTCAAGACCTACAACGCGGGCCTGGGTGTGGACGACCGGAAGAAACCTTACCGGAGCATCGCCTCGCTGGCCAAGGCCAAGGGCATGAAGGTCGGTATCGTCACCAGCGTGTCACTGGACCACGCGACCCCGGGAGCTTTCTACGCCCACCAGGAATCACGCCGCTCCTACCATGAAATAGGTCACGAGTTGGCCAAGAGCGGCTTCGACTACTTCGCGGGCGGCGGCTTCCTGGACCCCGACGGCAAGAAGTCCAAGGCTCCCCAGGGCAACGTCGTCGAGGCCGTGAAGAAGGCGGGCTACACCGTGGTAGCTGACCGCGCGGGCTTCGAGGCTCTCGGGCCCAAGTCCGGCAAAGTCCTGGCCATGAACAAACGCCTGCCCGATGAGGAGGCCATGCCCTACGCCATCGACGCGAAGGCCCCGGACGTCGCCCTGGCCGAGTTCACGGCCAAGGGCATCCGGCTCCTGGACAACCCCAAGGGGTTCTTCATGATGGTCGAGGGAGGCAAGATCGACTGGTCCTGCCACGCCAACGACGCCGCCACCACCCTGGCCGACCTCATGGCCCTCGACGCGGCCGTCGCCGAGGCCCGGACATTCGCCGAGACCCACCCCAAGGACACGCTCATCGTGGTCACCGGCGACCATGAGACCGGCGGCCTGACCGTGGGCTTCGCGGGCACCAAGTACGAAAACTTCTTCACCGTGCTCGACGGCCAGCAGACTTCCTTCCAGGCCTTCAGGGACGAGGTGCTCGCCCCGTTCCTCGCCTCCCACGGGGCCGCCGCCCGCTTCGAGGACGTGCAGCCGCTCATCACCCGACACTTCGGGCTCAAGTTCGCGGGCGATCCCAAGGCCGACCGCCTCGTGCTCAAGGACTACGAGGCGGCCCAGCTCCGCGAGGCCTTCCAGCGCAGCCTGGTCGGCGAGAAGGAGGCCTCCAAGGACGAGCAGGGCTACCTGCTCTACGGCGGCTACGACCCGCTCACCGTGACCGTGACCCACCTCCTGAACCAGAAGGCGGGCCTGGGCTGGACCACTTACTCGCACACCGGCGTGCCCGTGGCCACGGCGGCTCAGGGCCCCGGCGGCAGGCTCTTCGCCGGGTATTACGACAACACCGACATCTTCAAGAAACTGGCCGCGGCCATGGGTTTCGACGCCACACCCACGCCTCTGGCCGGAAACTAG